One part of the Sorangiineae bacterium MSr11954 genome encodes these proteins:
- a CDS encoding DUF1440 domain-containing protein, with the protein MNTTSTSNDRSSSRSSFGSTQSVGSANAAGPAMTAGSTSAAGSIDTARPARSVLRAVLVGGAAAAVLDAADAIVAFKAVLGFDPVSIYQFVASGMLGPSAFEGGIATALLGVFFHTSIAFSAALVYVLASTRLTWLARAYTVWGPIFGLGVWAVMNLIVIPLSKTPPSAFSLPLFLNGIIGHALFVGLPIAYAAHRYLAAPDSAAARTARSAS; encoded by the coding sequence ATGAACACGACATCGACTTCGAACGATCGCTCCTCTTCCCGTAGCTCCTTTGGCTCCACGCAATCCGTTGGCTCCGCGAACGCCGCCGGTCCGGCGATGACCGCCGGCTCGACGAGCGCCGCCGGCTCGATCGACACCGCCCGCCCCGCTCGCTCCGTTTTGCGTGCCGTGCTCGTAGGCGGCGCCGCGGCGGCCGTCCTCGATGCGGCGGACGCCATCGTTGCGTTCAAGGCCGTTCTCGGGTTCGACCCGGTCTCGATTTACCAATTCGTCGCCAGCGGCATGCTGGGGCCGAGCGCCTTCGAGGGCGGGATCGCCACCGCGCTGCTCGGGGTCTTCTTTCACACGTCGATCGCGTTCTCTGCCGCGCTCGTCTACGTCTTGGCCAGCACGCGCCTGACGTGGCTGGCGCGCGCGTACACGGTCTGGGGGCCCATTTTCGGCCTTGGGGTCTGGGCGGTCATGAACCTGATCGTGATCCCGCTCTCGAAGACGCCGCCCTCGGCCTTCTCGCTCCCGCTCTTCCTGAACGGCATCATCGGGCACGCGCTCTTCGTCGGATTGCCCATCGCCTACGCCGCGCACCGCTACCTCGCGGCGCCCGATTCGGCCGCCGCCCGCACCGCACGGAGCGCCTCGTGA
- a CDS encoding glutathione S-transferase N-terminal domain-containing protein: MNRTPQSVTSLQPVAPPPESVTSLQPVAPPPQSVTSLQPVAPPPESVTSLQPVTPPPQSVAQPLRPIAHRLVLVSEHLCPYVQRVAIVLAEKGIPFERVFVDLSNKPAWFTDISPLGKTPLLRVDDHVIFESAVICEYVEDISPEHPLHPRDPLARANRRAWMAFGSEVLNDIAGLETTTDPSVFERKRSAIATKFRRMERALGPGPYFAGDDFSLVDAVFGPVFRYFDVFDSIADTGVFREVPRVNEWRAALKERPSVRAAVGADYPERLRAFLARKNAYLLSYSAESPS, from the coding sequence GTGAACCGTACGCCGCAATCCGTCACGTCGCTCCAACCCGTCGCGCCGCCGCCCGAATCCGTCACGTCGCTCCAACCCGTCGCGCCGCCGCCCCAATCCGTCACGTCGCTCCAACCCGTCGCGCCGCCGCCCGAATCCGTCACGTCGCTCCAACCCGTCACGCCGCCGCCCCAATCCGTCGCGCAGCCGCTCCGCCCGATCGCGCATCGGCTCGTGCTGGTGAGCGAGCACCTATGCCCGTACGTGCAGCGCGTCGCCATCGTGCTCGCCGAGAAGGGCATCCCCTTCGAACGCGTCTTCGTCGACCTTTCCAACAAGCCGGCGTGGTTCACCGACATTTCTCCGCTCGGCAAAACACCGCTTCTTCGGGTGGACGATCACGTCATCTTCGAGTCGGCGGTCATCTGCGAATACGTCGAGGACATCTCCCCCGAGCACCCGCTTCACCCGCGCGATCCCCTGGCGCGAGCCAACCGCCGCGCATGGATGGCGTTCGGCTCCGAGGTGCTGAACGACATCGCAGGCCTGGAGACGACCACCGATCCGAGCGTGTTCGAGCGCAAACGAAGCGCCATTGCCACCAAGTTTCGGCGCATGGAGCGAGCGCTCGGCCCGGGGCCGTACTTCGCAGGGGACGACTTTTCGCTGGTCGACGCGGTCTTCGGCCCCGTATTTCGCTACTTCGATGTCTTCGATTCGATCGCGGACACGGGGGTGTTCCGCGAGGTGCCGCGGGTCAACGAGTGGCGCGCGGCGCTGAAGGAGCGGCCGAGCGTCCGCGCCGCGGTGGGCGCGGACTACCCGGAGCGCCTGCGGGCATTTCTGGCCCGAAAGAACGCGTACCTTCTCAGCTATTCTGCGGAAAGCCCAAGTTGA
- a CDS encoding CoA-acylating methylmalonate-semialdehyde dehydrogenase, with the protein MDVIKHWIDNKAVDGGDRNGDVFNPATGEKTAKVVYATREDVDRAVASAKKALESWGKTSLAKRTRVLFAYRELVERNKDEIARMLTLEHGKVLSDAAGEVQRGLEVIEFACGISELSKGEFSENVSTEVDSYSLRQPVGVCAGITPFNFPAMVPMWMYPIAIACGNTFVLKPSEKDPSVTNFCARLLQEAGLPEGVLNIVHGDKVAVDRLLEHPDVGAISFVGSTPIAKYIYETGTRHGKRVQALGGAKNHMVVLPDADMDLAADAAVSAGYGSAGERCMAISVLVTVGDAAEKLLPKMRERMAALKVGPGLDPSSEMGPLVTKQHMEKVASYVAKGVAEGAKLLDDGRTLKVKGHENGFFLGPSLFDDVRPEMTIYQEEIFGPVLSVVRVPTYADAVKLIHEHVFANGVALFTNDGGVARKFQSDIQVGMVGINVPIPVPMAYYSFGGWKSSLFGDLHIYGRDGVRFYTRNKVVIARWPDPRFRGVNLGFPQNS; encoded by the coding sequence ATGGACGTCATCAAGCACTGGATCGACAACAAGGCCGTGGACGGGGGCGACCGCAACGGGGACGTTTTCAATCCGGCCACCGGGGAGAAAACCGCGAAGGTCGTGTATGCGACCCGCGAGGACGTGGATCGCGCCGTTGCGTCGGCGAAGAAGGCGCTCGAGTCGTGGGGCAAGACCTCGCTGGCCAAACGCACCCGCGTTCTCTTTGCGTATCGTGAGCTGGTCGAGCGCAACAAGGACGAGATCGCGCGCATGCTCACGTTGGAGCACGGGAAGGTGCTCTCCGATGCTGCCGGTGAAGTGCAGCGCGGCCTCGAGGTCATCGAGTTCGCCTGTGGTATCTCCGAGCTCTCCAAGGGGGAGTTCAGCGAGAACGTCTCCACGGAGGTCGATAGCTATTCGCTGCGGCAGCCGGTCGGCGTGTGCGCCGGCATTACGCCGTTCAACTTCCCCGCCATGGTCCCCATGTGGATGTACCCCATCGCCATCGCGTGCGGAAACACCTTCGTCCTCAAGCCGAGCGAGAAGGATCCCTCGGTCACCAACTTCTGCGCGCGCCTGCTCCAAGAGGCGGGGCTGCCCGAGGGCGTCCTCAACATCGTGCATGGGGACAAGGTCGCGGTGGACCGTTTGCTCGAGCACCCCGACGTGGGCGCCATCAGCTTCGTGGGCTCCACGCCGATTGCAAAGTACATCTATGAGACGGGCACCCGGCACGGCAAGAGGGTGCAGGCGCTCGGCGGCGCCAAGAATCATATGGTGGTGCTCCCCGACGCGGACATGGACCTCGCGGCCGACGCGGCCGTGAGCGCGGGGTATGGCTCCGCGGGCGAGCGATGCATGGCCATCAGCGTCCTGGTGACGGTGGGCGATGCGGCGGAGAAGCTCTTGCCCAAGATGCGCGAGCGCATGGCCGCCTTGAAGGTGGGGCCCGGCCTCGACCCCTCGAGCGAGATGGGGCCGCTGGTGACCAAGCAGCACATGGAGAAGGTGGCCTCGTATGTGGCCAAAGGCGTGGCCGAGGGGGCCAAGCTCTTGGACGACGGGCGGACCTTGAAGGTCAAAGGCCACGAAAATGGCTTCTTCCTCGGCCCGAGCCTCTTCGATGACGTGCGCCCCGAGATGACCATCTACCAGGAGGAAATCTTCGGACCGGTGCTCTCCGTGGTGCGCGTGCCCACGTATGCGGACGCGGTGAAGCTCATTCACGAGCACGTCTTCGCCAACGGCGTGGCGCTCTTCACCAACGATGGCGGCGTCGCGCGCAAGTTCCAGAGCGATATCCAAGTGGGGATGGTCGGTATCAACGTGCCCATCCCGGTGCCCATGGCGTATTACTCGTTCGGCGGTTGGAAGAGCTCCCTCTTCGGCGATCTCCACATCTACGGCCGCGACGGCGTCCGCTTCTACACGCGCAACAAGGTCGTCATCGCGCGCTGGCCCGATCCGCGCTTCCGCGGCGTCAACTTGGGCTTTCCGCAGAATAGCTGA
- a CDS encoding ATP-binding protein, which translates to MRIAPRLGIALGFVGALSTVGLGWALREERRSEETQRFDAEVASACTRIRDEVVRQAENERKLLNGECAEGALVDRAVTAMEAGNLDDHRLALSTLVPSQRAAFDLDALLLVTDKGEVLGADPRSFLGMPGAEVTSLAKGDPAHYLHGSASVAPIVSRCRKKGKHRGTTVALIGMHRIDPVIERLGKTVNVTATSGEGRARTLVAGDAADVAEASCPLDDRGGGAPMWISVAKPKGELFEHLRQIDHTVAIAVVLASSGALLLAFFLARSLSRPIEELASQAQKVASGEARPISVRGTGEMADLTAAFDRMLEDLEATRRRLAATSRVAAWREVARRVAHEVKNPLAPIRAAVETLRRLRARDDPAFDEYFDEATRTVLDEVHRIANIVTEFTRFARLPPPRPSEVDLVELVKQVATLQKANAPSATIDVHVRGTPPRVLADRDQIVQVATNLLQNALDAVKDNPDPRVTVTLEPQRDLRRPSAEPGSAAVSRARVLLTVADNGTGIAPEIAARLFEPYATTKPHGTGLGLAIAQRIAIEHDGELSYIGTPGQGAVFRLALPVDGPAAISELSISG; encoded by the coding sequence ATGAGGATCGCACCGCGCCTGGGCATCGCGCTCGGCTTCGTGGGGGCTTTGTCGACCGTCGGTCTCGGCTGGGCCCTGCGCGAGGAGCGCCGCAGCGAGGAGACGCAGCGCTTCGACGCCGAGGTGGCCTCCGCCTGCACCCGCATCCGCGACGAGGTGGTCCGCCAGGCCGAGAACGAGCGCAAGCTGCTCAACGGCGAGTGCGCCGAGGGCGCGCTGGTGGATCGCGCCGTCACCGCCATGGAAGCCGGCAACCTCGACGATCATCGCCTCGCGCTCTCCACCTTGGTCCCGAGCCAGCGCGCCGCCTTCGATCTCGACGCGCTGCTGCTCGTCACCGACAAGGGCGAAGTGCTTGGCGCCGATCCGCGCTCGTTTCTCGGCATGCCGGGCGCCGAGGTCACCTCCTTGGCCAAGGGGGATCCCGCCCACTACCTGCACGGTTCGGCCAGCGTCGCGCCCATCGTGTCGCGCTGCCGCAAAAAGGGAAAACACCGCGGGACCACGGTGGCGCTCATCGGCATGCACCGCATCGATCCCGTGATCGAGCGCCTGGGCAAGACCGTCAACGTCACGGCCACGTCGGGCGAGGGCCGCGCGCGCACCCTCGTCGCGGGCGACGCTGCCGACGTGGCCGAGGCCTCGTGCCCCTTGGACGACCGCGGCGGCGGCGCGCCCATGTGGATCTCCGTGGCCAAGCCCAAGGGAGAGCTCTTCGAGCACCTACGCCAGATCGATCACACGGTGGCCATCGCCGTGGTCCTCGCCTCCAGCGGCGCGCTCCTCCTGGCGTTCTTTCTCGCGCGCAGCTTGAGCCGCCCCATCGAGGAGCTCGCGTCGCAGGCCCAGAAGGTCGCCTCGGGCGAAGCGCGCCCCATCTCCGTGCGCGGCACCGGTGAAATGGCCGACCTCACCGCGGCGTTCGATCGCATGCTCGAAGATCTGGAAGCCACGCGGAGGCGCCTCGCCGCCACCAGCCGCGTCGCCGCCTGGCGCGAGGTCGCCCGCCGCGTGGCCCACGAGGTGAAAAATCCGCTCGCCCCCATCCGCGCCGCCGTCGAGACCCTGCGCCGCCTGCGCGCGCGCGACGACCCGGCCTTCGACGAATACTTCGACGAAGCGACGCGCACGGTCCTCGACGAGGTCCACCGCATCGCCAACATCGTGACCGAGTTCACCCGCTTCGCGCGCCTCCCCCCGCCGCGGCCGTCCGAGGTCGATCTGGTGGAGCTGGTGAAGCAAGTCGCCACCTTGCAAAAGGCCAACGCGCCCTCCGCCACCATCGACGTCCACGTCCGCGGCACCCCGCCGCGCGTGCTGGCCGACCGCGATCAAATCGTGCAGGTTGCAACCAATTTGTTGCAGAATGCACTCGACGCCGTGAAGGACAACCCCGACCCGCGGGTCACCGTCACCCTCGAGCCCCAGCGCGATCTGCGCCGCCCGAGCGCCGAGCCCGGGAGCGCCGCGGTGAGCCGCGCCCGCGTCCTGCTCACCGTGGCCGACAACGGCACCGGCATCGCCCCCGAAATCGCCGCCCGCCTCTTCGAACCCTACGCCACCACGAAACCCCACGGCACGGGCCTCGGCCTCGCCATCGCCCAACGCATCGCCATCGAGCACGATGGCGAGCTCTCCTACATCGGCACGCCCGGCCAGGGCGCGGTCTTCCGACTGGCGCTCCCCGTCGATGGTCCCGCGGCCATCAGCGAGCTATCGATTTCGGGCTGA
- a CDS encoding ABC transporter substrate-binding protein, producing the protein MKAIGRRTMMAGAGASLAMLGGGRLFARGRLPTGGRLALRVPWPVSTVDPHRVDDVAAAIFGEALFDTLYARDEAGNIVPSLAEGDPEPDKDGLRVRVRAGIVSAYGKPIDAREVVNSLRRARSNSGGGWLADSPFPTRIDQLTVRFATKDPLKLTQTLSSPLVAIVPLSFTPERPDGTGPFRAERRGDTLALLRNPRAARGPALLDEIIVRAAPDLAGSLRAFESGADDIGWLGSGLHEPRPGAKSFDLGPVAWAILRSGREGAAWDTPGLTQRIADGIPHSRLSYLGLGAAWSPEREEGWGGPASELLVREDAPWLVELARAVSATLSRPGHDLTVRPISAAELATRRAQRSFALAVDVTRPVAPGALGALVGLAAADRPASAVDIVRHPPRLGNVSPRTLTRTMRVGILGEVRIFGSRVADLALASSTRGPGWDLGLATRSRR; encoded by the coding sequence ATGAAGGCCATCGGACGACGCACGATGATGGCGGGCGCGGGCGCATCCTTGGCCATGCTGGGCGGGGGGCGGCTCTTTGCGCGCGGGAGGCTCCCCACCGGCGGACGGCTGGCGCTGCGCGTCCCCTGGCCGGTGTCCACCGTGGATCCGCACCGGGTCGACGACGTGGCCGCCGCCATCTTCGGCGAGGCGCTGTTCGACACGCTCTACGCCCGCGATGAAGCGGGCAACATCGTTCCATCGCTGGCCGAAGGCGATCCCGAGCCCGACAAAGACGGCCTGCGCGTGCGCGTGCGCGCCGGCATCGTGAGCGCGTACGGGAAGCCCATCGACGCGCGCGAGGTGGTCAACTCGCTCCGGCGCGCCCGCTCGAACAGCGGCGGCGGATGGCTGGCCGACTCGCCGTTCCCCACGCGCATCGACCAGCTGACGGTCCGCTTCGCCACCAAAGATCCGCTCAAGCTCACGCAGACGTTGAGCTCGCCCCTCGTCGCCATCGTGCCGCTCTCGTTCACCCCGGAGCGGCCCGATGGCACCGGCCCCTTTCGCGCCGAGCGCCGCGGCGACACGCTCGCCCTTCTGCGCAACCCCCGCGCCGCGCGCGGCCCCGCGCTGCTCGACGAGATCATCGTGCGCGCCGCGCCCGATCTGGCCGGCTCCTTGCGCGCCTTCGAGAGCGGCGCCGACGACATCGGCTGGCTCGGCTCGGGCCTCCACGAGCCCAGGCCCGGCGCCAAGTCGTTCGATCTGGGCCCCGTCGCCTGGGCGATCCTGCGCTCCGGGCGCGAGGGCGCCGCGTGGGACACGCCCGGCCTCACCCAGCGCATCGCCGACGGCATTCCGCACTCGCGCCTCTCGTACTTGGGCCTCGGCGCCGCATGGTCTCCCGAGCGTGAAGAGGGATGGGGCGGCCCGGCCAGCGAGCTTTTGGTCCGCGAGGACGCGCCCTGGCTGGTGGAGCTGGCGCGCGCCGTCTCCGCCACCCTCTCGCGTCCCGGGCACGATCTCACCGTCCGCCCCATCTCCGCCGCGGAGCTCGCGACCCGGCGCGCGCAGCGCTCGTTCGCCTTGGCCGTGGACGTCACCCGTCCTGTGGCCCCCGGCGCCCTGGGCGCGCTCGTCGGCCTGGCCGCGGCGGATCGTCCGGCGTCGGCCGTCGACATCGTGCGCCACCCGCCGCGGCTGGGCAATGTCTCGCCGCGAACGCTCACGCGCACCATGCGGGTCGGCATTCTGGGCGAGGTGCGCATCTTCGGATCGCGGGTCGCCGATCTGGCGCTTGCATCTTCCACGCGCGGCCCCGGCTGGGATCTGGGGCTGGCGACACGGAGCCGCCGATGA
- a CDS encoding PBP1A family penicillin-binding protein, translating to MANSKPPEGTPENSQRPARPSTPETREGGIAKAVPSVPPPRSVRLTASEILEGKSRPSSPGSAGGGGGAGRGGAGGTGGTGGAGGSGGNGRGNGDGGNGDGGDGKGFGHVHERLARLFASPAWHGIGRWAKRIGIAVAAISLAGVVGLILVVRHFEAQLPSIADLKGNYRPPQVTRVLARDGTLLAEIFTERRTVVPIKSLPAHVKLAVLAAEDAGFYEHEGLNYFGIARAFAVNLKAGKKRQGGSTITQQVVKNLLLDSEKSYKRKIREALLARKLEQELEKDEILELYLNHIYFGHGRYGIQEAARDNFGKNAKDLTIAEGALLAGLVAGPESFSPRKDMKRSLSRRAFVLSQMHEKGFLNDPQYEAANAESVQLAASVEINSELAPEVVEKARRMLLELDPEGARRGGYTIQTTIDPKLQVAARKGLRDALLAYDKRHGLTGALKVPVPPQASKGKGPKPQPKDVPFEGTPSFDKHKVLIGVASGADDAQGTIDVKVGTVTGSVKLADYERYNPQGLAASVFAPAGSLLRVSLLAPVPEEARTSITTTTTSTPLAKVPLRLESGPEGALVAIDARTRNVLAMVGNYEASNGGLDRATQARRQPGSTFKPIVYSYALHSRIFTPATLIDVNPGTFGTYKPSNYEGWTATDPLRLREVLANSVNVGAVRVLEQVGPANVVEWGHALGIQSTLKPDLSLALGSYEVEPIELCGAYATFAAGGVYEEPRLVTRIVGPDGREIALKPPPPPRRVLDDAEAYVTTNMLTSVIDHGTGARARELRRPLAGKTGTSNQSKDTWFAGYSTEIASVVWVGYDDGKPLGGGESGAQTALPAWISFMKVAHEGKPPSEFPRPPGVVGVRINKKTGKLPFENDTDTMDEVFLAGTEPTEVGDATVVVGGDGGTESHAGEP from the coding sequence GTGGCGAACTCCAAGCCGCCCGAAGGCACCCCCGAGAATTCTCAGCGCCCCGCGCGCCCGAGCACGCCCGAAACGCGTGAAGGCGGAATCGCAAAGGCCGTTCCCAGCGTTCCTCCTCCTCGAAGCGTGCGATTGACGGCATCGGAGATCCTCGAAGGAAAGTCGCGGCCATCGAGCCCTGGTTCGGCGGGCGGCGGCGGTGGTGCGGGCCGAGGTGGCGCAGGAGGAACCGGAGGGACGGGCGGCGCCGGAGGCTCGGGCGGAAACGGCCGCGGAAATGGTGACGGCGGGAACGGGGACGGCGGGGACGGGAAGGGGTTCGGTCATGTGCACGAGCGTCTCGCCCGGCTTTTTGCGTCACCCGCGTGGCATGGCATCGGGCGTTGGGCCAAGCGGATCGGCATCGCGGTGGCCGCGATCTCCTTGGCGGGGGTGGTAGGCCTCATCCTGGTGGTGCGGCACTTCGAGGCGCAGCTTCCATCGATCGCGGATCTCAAGGGAAATTACCGGCCGCCGCAGGTGACGCGGGTGCTGGCGCGCGACGGAACCTTGCTGGCCGAGATTTTCACGGAGCGGCGCACGGTGGTGCCCATCAAGTCACTGCCGGCGCACGTGAAGCTGGCGGTGCTGGCGGCCGAGGACGCGGGCTTTTACGAGCACGAGGGGCTCAATTATTTCGGCATCGCGCGGGCGTTCGCCGTCAACTTGAAGGCCGGCAAGAAGCGCCAAGGCGGCTCGACCATCACGCAGCAGGTGGTGAAGAACCTGCTGCTCGACTCGGAGAAGTCCTACAAGCGCAAGATCCGCGAGGCGCTTCTGGCGCGCAAGCTCGAGCAGGAGCTGGAGAAGGACGAGATCCTCGAGCTCTACCTGAATCACATCTACTTCGGCCACGGTCGTTACGGCATCCAGGAGGCTGCGCGCGACAACTTCGGGAAGAACGCCAAGGATCTGACCATCGCCGAGGGCGCGCTTCTGGCGGGCTTGGTGGCGGGGCCCGAGTCGTTTTCACCCCGCAAGGACATGAAGCGGTCCTTGAGCCGGCGCGCCTTCGTGCTCAGCCAGATGCACGAGAAGGGCTTTCTGAACGATCCGCAGTACGAAGCGGCCAACGCGGAGTCGGTGCAGCTGGCGGCCAGCGTGGAGATCAACAGCGAGCTCGCGCCGGAGGTGGTGGAGAAGGCGCGCCGCATGCTGCTCGAGCTCGATCCGGAGGGCGCGCGGCGCGGTGGGTACACCATCCAGACGACCATCGATCCCAAGCTGCAAGTAGCGGCCCGCAAGGGGCTGCGCGATGCGCTCTTGGCGTACGACAAGCGCCATGGGCTGACGGGGGCGCTCAAGGTGCCGGTGCCGCCGCAGGCCTCGAAGGGCAAAGGGCCGAAGCCGCAGCCCAAGGACGTACCCTTCGAGGGCACCCCCAGCTTCGACAAGCACAAGGTGCTCATCGGCGTGGCCTCCGGCGCCGACGACGCGCAGGGCACGATCGACGTCAAGGTGGGGACGGTGACCGGCTCGGTGAAGCTCGCCGACTACGAGCGCTACAACCCGCAAGGGCTGGCGGCCAGCGTGTTCGCGCCCGCGGGGAGCCTCTTGCGTGTCAGCTTGCTCGCGCCCGTTCCCGAGGAGGCGCGCACCTCGATCACGACCACGACCACCTCCACCCCGCTGGCCAAGGTGCCGCTGCGGCTCGAGTCGGGCCCGGAAGGGGCGCTGGTCGCCATCGACGCGCGCACGCGCAACGTGCTGGCCATGGTGGGCAACTACGAGGCGTCGAACGGCGGGCTCGATCGCGCGACGCAGGCGCGGAGGCAGCCGGGCTCGACGTTCAAGCCCATCGTCTATTCGTACGCGCTCCACTCGCGCATCTTCACGCCGGCCACGCTCATCGACGTGAACCCCGGCACCTTCGGCACCTACAAGCCGTCGAACTACGAGGGGTGGACGGCGACCGATCCGCTGCGCTTGCGCGAGGTGCTCGCCAACTCGGTGAACGTGGGCGCGGTGCGGGTGCTCGAGCAGGTGGGCCCGGCCAACGTGGTCGAGTGGGGGCACGCGCTGGGGATCCAGTCGACCCTCAAGCCCGATCTGTCGCTCGCGCTCGGGAGCTACGAGGTGGAGCCCATCGAGCTTTGCGGCGCCTACGCGACCTTCGCGGCCGGCGGCGTGTACGAGGAGCCGCGCTTGGTGACGCGCATCGTGGGGCCGGACGGGCGCGAGATCGCGCTGAAGCCCCCGCCGCCGCCCCGCCGCGTGCTCGACGACGCCGAGGCGTACGTGACGACCAACATGCTCACGAGCGTGATCGATCATGGCACCGGGGCGCGCGCGCGGGAGCTGCGAAGGCCGCTCGCCGGCAAGACCGGAACCAGCAACCAGTCGAAGGACACGTGGTTCGCGGGCTATTCGACCGAAATTGCCTCCGTGGTGTGGGTGGGCTACGACGACGGAAAGCCGCTGGGCGGCGGCGAGAGCGGCGCGCAAACGGCGCTCCCGGCGTGGATCTCCTTCATGAAGGTGGCGCACGAGGGAAAGCCGCCGAGCGAGTTCCCGCGTCCCCCCGGGGTGGTGGGTGTGCGCATCAACAAGAAAACGGGCAAGCTCCCCTTCGAGAACGACACGGACACGATGGACGAAGTGTTTCTCGCCGGCACGGAGCCGACCGAGGTGGGGGATGCGACCGTCGTCGTCGGCGGCGATGGTGGAACGGAGTCGCACGCGGGGGAGCCTTGA
- a CDS encoding serine/threonine protein kinase has protein sequence MSTGDPLGMIGQVLHGQFRVDDLVEDGKRSFLYRGAHLMLEVPIAIKCMKAPSSGSHEQFIRRFRHESRLHYKLSQASPHVVRVLASGTAVAPNGSQLTPFMVLEWLEGQTLARDLERRRAAGQRGRTLTEAIRLLDPPVEALAFAHAHGIVHREVTPDNLFLAKVGGGQRIKLLDLGVAKILGERALDLPPPSQSMGLVPIGAPAYAAPEQYSSGVGAVGPWTDVYAIALVLLEMLMDRPVIEEGPVPMGVRVLDVARRPTPRALGLEVSNRVEAVLAQAVAARPEDRPQDAGELWGMLKNALMRDQDSLQRVSKLPVTAVPGFDSSGAPISEVTGAELPTAALLLQQERERASLPAELRETVASRDTLTTRSDSITTPRADEMAVHMARAAAAAEGRDSPETSREPPTMMVAAEDLSYDELGTKTLERMSLPRGMLETTLSSAVRPPFTEPASQGTPPREPESADENTRIMEADELRGLSLSMDPQEPVSRQAELFLLADTKVSPRGLLVDPAADAKNPDITVRNPDTTTKAPLLPPPPKPAVVPNLGTTWPVPNAATPAGAGSHPPFPFQAPGQPPFPTGAPAGQMVQQYVAPTGPFVPAGAGAPGPNGTSVQPKKKEGVSVALVAILLVLGLLVAVGAALWVAARLGWI, from the coding sequence GTGAGCACGGGTGATCCCTTGGGGATGATCGGACAGGTCCTGCACGGGCAGTTCCGTGTCGATGACCTCGTCGAGGACGGGAAGCGGAGCTTTCTCTACCGCGGCGCGCACTTGATGCTCGAGGTCCCCATCGCGATCAAATGCATGAAGGCGCCCTCCAGCGGTTCGCATGAGCAGTTCATACGCCGGTTCCGCCATGAAAGCCGCCTTCACTACAAACTTTCGCAGGCCAGCCCCCACGTGGTCCGCGTGCTGGCGAGCGGAACGGCGGTCGCCCCCAACGGTTCGCAGCTCACGCCGTTCATGGTCCTCGAGTGGCTCGAAGGCCAAACGTTGGCCCGCGATCTCGAGCGCCGGCGCGCGGCGGGCCAACGCGGACGCACCCTGACCGAGGCCATTCGCTTGCTCGACCCTCCGGTTGAGGCGCTGGCCTTTGCCCATGCGCACGGCATCGTCCACCGGGAGGTCACCCCCGACAATCTTTTCCTGGCCAAGGTGGGCGGCGGGCAGCGCATCAAGCTGCTCGATTTGGGCGTCGCCAAAATTTTGGGCGAGCGCGCGCTCGATCTTCCGCCGCCATCGCAATCCATGGGGCTCGTCCCCATTGGCGCGCCGGCCTATGCCGCGCCGGAGCAATACAGCTCGGGGGTCGGCGCCGTGGGCCCTTGGACCGATGTGTATGCGATCGCGCTGGTGCTGCTCGAGATGCTCATGGACCGGCCGGTCATCGAAGAAGGCCCGGTGCCCATGGGCGTTCGGGTGCTGGATGTCGCGCGGCGGCCCACCCCGCGCGCCCTCGGCCTCGAGGTGAGCAACCGGGTCGAGGCCGTGCTGGCGCAAGCCGTGGCCGCGCGCCCCGAGGATCGCCCGCAGGACGCGGGAGAGCTCTGGGGCATGCTGAAAAACGCGCTCATGCGCGACCAAGATTCGCTCCAGCGCGTGTCGAAGCTCCCGGTCACCGCCGTGCCGGGCTTCGATTCGTCGGGCGCCCCCATCTCCGAGGTCACCGGCGCCGAGCTGCCCACGGCGGCACTTTTGCTGCAGCAAGAGCGCGAACGAGCCTCGCTCCCCGCCGAGCTCCGCGAGACCGTCGCCAGCCGCGATACGCTCACCACGCGAAGCGACTCCATCACCACGCCCCGCGCCGATGAAATGGCCGTTCACATGGCGCGCGCCGCGGCCGCCGCCGAGGGTCGCGATAGCCCCGAGACCTCGCGGGAGCCGCCCACCATGATGGTGGCGGCCGAGGACCTTTCGTACGACGAGCTGGGGACCAAGACCCTGGAGCGCATGTCCTTGCCGCGCGGCATGCTCGAGACCACGTTGAGCAGCGCGGTGCGGCCGCCCTTCACCGAGCCTGCGTCGCAGGGGACCCCGCCGCGCGAGCCCGAGTCGGCCGATGAAAACACGCGGATCATGGAGGCCGATGAACTGCGCGGTCTGAGCCTCTCGATGGACCCGCAGGAGCCCGTCTCGCGCCAAGCGGAGCTCTTTTTGCTCGCCGACACCAAGGTTTCGCCGCGCGGGCTGCTCGTAGACCCCGCGGCCGACGCAAAAAATCCAGACATCACGGTGCGAAACCCCGACACCACCACCAAGGCCCCCCTCTTGCCCCCGCCGCCGAAGCCCGCGGTGGTCCCCAACCTCGGGACCACATGGCCCGTGCCCAACGCGGCGACCCCCGCGGGCGCCGGATCGCACCCGCCCTTTCCCTTTCAAGCCCCGGGGCAGCCGCCCTTTCCCACGGGCGCGCCCGCGGGCCAAATGGTGCAGCAATATGTCGCACCCACCGGACCTTTCGTGCCGGCGGGTGCCGGAGCGCCGGGTCCCAACGGAACGTCCGTTCAACCGAAGAAAAAGGAGGGCGTCAGCGTGGCGCTGGTAGCGATCCTCCTCGTTTTGGGGCTACTTGTGGCGGTGGGCGCGGCGCTGTGGGTCGCGGCGCGCCTAGGGTGGATCTAA